One stretch of Balneola sp. MJW-20 DNA includes these proteins:
- the tdh gene encoding L-threonine 3-dehydrogenase, producing the protein MKALVKTKPEKGLWMEDIPVPEIGPNEVLIKISKTAICGTDLHIYLWDDWAQQTIPQGLTIGHEYVGHIAKLGSEVTEFKEGDRVTGEGHIACGHCRNCRRGRQHICEKTLGVGVNINGAFAEYLKIPSSNVLKINEQIPDEIVSIMDPLGNATHTTLSFPVVGEDVLITGSGLIGSMCIAIAKFAGARNVIATETSEYRADLAGKFGATRIVNPLKEDLGNVMHEMGMRGFDIGLECSGAPAAFNQMVSHMYNSGKIALLGILPQKTQVDWNKIIFKGLTLKGIYGREMYETWYQMEQMLISGLDISDIITHRYPIDDFQKGFDIMEAASCGKVILSWD; encoded by the coding sequence ATGAAAGCACTGGTTAAGACCAAGCCCGAAAAAGGATTATGGATGGAAGACATCCCCGTACCCGAGATCGGGCCTAATGAAGTACTCATCAAAATCTCGAAAACAGCAATTTGCGGAACCGATTTACATATTTATTTATGGGACGATTGGGCACAACAAACCATCCCGCAGGGGCTGACTATTGGTCACGAGTATGTGGGGCACATTGCGAAATTAGGGTCCGAGGTCACTGAGTTTAAAGAAGGAGACCGTGTTACAGGTGAAGGTCACATTGCTTGCGGACACTGCCGAAACTGCAGAAGAGGTCGTCAGCATATTTGTGAAAAGACTTTAGGAGTAGGGGTCAACATTAACGGAGCATTTGCTGAGTACCTCAAAATTCCATCATCCAATGTTCTAAAGATCAACGAACAGATTCCCGATGAGATCGTATCCATAATGGACCCATTGGGCAATGCCACACATACAACGCTTTCTTTTCCGGTGGTAGGGGAAGACGTATTGATCACAGGCTCCGGATTGATCGGCAGCATGTGTATTGCCATCGCGAAGTTTGCCGGAGCACGGAATGTCATTGCTACCGAAACCAGTGAGTATCGTGCAGACTTAGCCGGTAAATTCGGGGCAACCCGTATTGTAAACCCCCTGAAAGAAGATCTGGGAAATGTGATGCACGAAATGGGTATGCGTGGATTTGATATTGGACTGGAATGCTCGGGCGCACCGGCAGCCTTCAATCAAATGGTATCGCATATGTATAATTCCGGTAAAATTGCATTACTGGGTATCCTGCCACAGAAAACCCAGGTAGACTGGAATAAGATCATATTCAAGGGATTGACCCTGAAGGGGATCTACGGAAGAGAGATGTATGAAACCTGGTATCAAATGGAGCAAATGCTGATCTCAGGACTGGATATATCCGATATCATTACCCACCGGTATCCCATCGATGATTTTCAAAAAGGCTTCGATATCATGGAAGCGGCAAGCTGTGGCAAGGTGATTCTGAGCTGGGATTGA